In uncultured Desulfobacter sp., one DNA window encodes the following:
- a CDS encoding methyl-accepting chemotaxis protein, which yields MRLNFKYKIILPVFFLLVAGLGGMALISGSKAKSALKNSLVNQLVKISQSTVLTMDAWVDARTKDIETWQTMASCRDLFKEGNQGETARENINQMFAQLRQRYGFYEGISIADGTGEIISGSPTSIIGKINVGKRGYFKSAMAGQTQISNVLQSKASGNPIFVIATPIKNGGTIHGVLFAVVDLQAFSFKFTDPVKIGEKGYAYLIDSNGMVVAHADKTKINKLNLADTEYGRQIISQTSGCFPAIVDQRAVHNAFARSNKINVIAVVQSDDQEMFAPTNALTRFNLILSGFIILFAIAIVWITASIIVRPVNATVAALKDICEGDGDLTQRIAIKSRDEIGELAKWINNLISRLNKIIVHIGVDSETVSASSEELLSVAELMLEDSQSLTNKSETVAGAAGGMSQSMDSVASATEQAVDYLASVTDSTGQIKENLDQVAENCNKARQITQTAAETVNAATRRVVTLGTSANDITKVTEVITDIAEQTNLLALNATIEAARAGEAGKGFAVVAAEIKGLAAQTADATMDIKQRIDEIQNSSNATVQEVEQITQVISEVTRIVSEISEAIEGQSDYASMVAENIELVSSGISEVNENVGESSKASTQISKEITEVNEVSEEMTERSVRLKQSAQELSTLSGKLRDMIGVFKVSVEEANVDKKKAYVPFLKDKLGL from the coding sequence ATGAGACTTAATTTCAAATATAAAATTATTCTGCCTGTGTTTTTTCTGCTCGTTGCCGGTTTAGGAGGAATGGCCTTGATCTCTGGTTCCAAAGCTAAAAGCGCACTTAAAAACAGTCTGGTCAACCAGCTTGTCAAAATCAGCCAATCAACTGTCTTAACAATGGATGCATGGGTGGATGCCCGGACCAAGGATATCGAAACATGGCAGACTATGGCAAGTTGCCGGGATCTATTTAAAGAAGGAAATCAAGGAGAGACGGCCCGGGAAAATATAAACCAGATGTTTGCACAATTGCGCCAAAGATATGGCTTCTACGAAGGGATAAGCATTGCTGATGGAACCGGTGAAATTATTTCGGGATCTCCAACTTCAATCATAGGAAAAATCAATGTTGGGAAAAGGGGTTATTTTAAAAGCGCCATGGCAGGTCAAACCCAAATTTCAAATGTATTGCAGAGCAAAGCCTCGGGAAATCCGATTTTTGTTATTGCAACGCCCATAAAAAACGGGGGAACAATTCATGGGGTTTTATTTGCCGTGGTGGATCTTCAGGCATTTTCATTCAAGTTTACAGATCCTGTTAAAATCGGGGAAAAAGGCTATGCATACCTGATAGACAGCAACGGGATGGTTGTTGCACATGCTGATAAAACGAAGATCAACAAGTTGAACCTGGCCGATACGGAATATGGCCGGCAGATAATAAGCCAAACTAGTGGCTGCTTTCCGGCGATAGTGGACCAAAGGGCGGTTCATAACGCCTTTGCCCGCTCAAATAAAATCAATGTTATTGCAGTTGTTCAGTCTGATGATCAGGAAATGTTCGCACCCACCAATGCCCTGACCCGGTTTAATCTTATCCTATCCGGCTTTATAATCCTATTTGCCATAGCCATTGTCTGGATAACGGCCTCAATAATTGTCCGGCCGGTCAATGCAACTGTGGCAGCGCTTAAGGATATCTGTGAGGGTGACGGAGATTTAACCCAGCGGATTGCCATCAAAAGTCGGGATGAAATAGGAGAACTGGCAAAGTGGATAAATAATCTGATATCCAGGTTGAATAAAATCATTGTGCATATCGGCGTTGATTCGGAGACGGTCTCTGCGTCTTCCGAAGAACTGCTCTCAGTGGCGGAACTTATGCTGGAAGATTCGCAAAGCCTTACCAACAAGTCTGAAACTGTAGCCGGTGCCGCAGGTGGAATGAGTCAAAGCATGGACTCCGTGGCATCGGCCACTGAACAGGCTGTTGACTATTTGGCATCGGTGACGGACTCTACAGGACAAATAAAAGAAAATTTAGATCAAGTGGCTGAAAACTGTAACAAAGCCAGGCAAATAACCCAAACTGCGGCAGAGACGGTAAATGCGGCAACCCGTAGAGTTGTTACATTAGGCACCTCGGCTAATGATATCACAAAGGTTACCGAAGTGATCACTGATATTGCCGAACAGACAAATCTGTTAGCCTTGAATGCCACCATTGAAGCGGCACGGGCCGGCGAAGCGGGAAAAGGCTTTGCCGTGGTGGCGGCAGAAATAAAAGGACTGGCCGCTCAGACAGCTGATGCAACCATGGATATAAAACAACGGATAGATGAGATCCAGAACTCTTCAAATGCGACGGTTCAGGAGGTTGAACAGATCACCCAGGTTATTTCGGAAGTGACACGGATTGTTTCTGAAATTTCTGAAGCCATAGAAGGACAGTCCGACTATGCATCCATGGTTGCTGAAAACATTGAGCTCGTGTCATCCGGAATCAGTGAGGTTAATGAAAATGTAGGTGAAAGTTCCAAGGCGTCAACACAAATCTCCAAGGAAATTACAGAAGTCAACGAAGTGTCCGAAGAGATGACCGAGCGCAGTGTTCGGTTAAAGCAAAGCGCACAGGAACTTTCCACCCTGTCAGGCAAATTGAGGGACATGATCGGTGTGTTTAAAGTATCGGTTGAAGAGGCCAATGTTGATAAAAAAAAGGCATATGTCCCATTTTTAAAAGACAAACTGGGGCTGTAA
- a CDS encoding pyruvate carboxylase, giving the protein MDVMGKKIKRLLIANRSEIAIRVTRAAHELGIDTIGIYSQEDRFALHRFKTGESYLIGEGKGPIEAYLDYEGIVQLAKEKNVDAIHPGYGFLAEKPEFADACAEAGIKFVGPSPEVMRQLGNKVSARKVAIDAGAPVVPASGPLPYDDDKVIEIAEEIGYPLMLKASWGGGGRGMRAVNSTEEVLTQVDAARKESAAAFGSDEVYFEKLVRKARHLEVQVLGDSQGNIIHLFERDCSVQRRNQKVVERAPATFLSDEKREELCNAGLSIAKTVGYESAGTVEFLMDIDTEQFYFMEVNPRIQVEHTVTEQVTGVDIVKAQLKIAQGMLIGQPGSLIPKQEDVTLKGHAIQCRITTEDPENNFIPDYGRITAYRAAAGFGIRLDAGTAYSGAIVTRHFDSLLTKVTAWGGDEKEARLKMHRALTEFRILGVATNLQFLEGLIRHPTFVKAEYTTKFIDETKELFTFAKRRDRATRLITFLGDVIINGNEDVQNRPVPAAHVHQPTVPKFTAQQAQPGLKQMLDNEGPQAVADWMKKQDKLLITDKTMRDAHQSLLATRVRTFDLVNIAPTYAALLPDLFSVECWGGATFDVAMRFSKECPWERLQQLRERMPNLLTQMLLRASNGVGYTNYPDNVITYFVKQAAENGMDLFRVFDSLNWVENMRLAMDAVLENNKICEASICYTGDIIDPNRTKYNLKYYVDMAKELEKAGAHILAIKDMAGLLKPAAAKVLVSALKDEIGLPIHLHSHDTSGIAGATLLAAADAGVDAIDCAIDSMSGLTSHPNLGSIAAALRNTPRDTGLDPESLALVSNYWEKVRQMYIGFESEFHSGTSEVYLHEMPGGQYTNLRQQARALGIEERWPEVAKVYKDVNEMFGDIVKVTPSSKVVGDMALSMITSGITKEDVLDPNKEVSFPESVVTFFKGMMGQPPGGFPKELQKKILKGEEPITVRPGQLLEAADLDQERAQAEKLVEKKISDCELASYLMYPDVFVDYMKHRRKFGNVSVLPTLNFFYGMRREEELFVDIASGKTLIIRFMAKGKADEEGNREVYFELNGQSRIVKVPDRSKVPERAPREKANPANMGEVGSPMPGLISAVCVSEGDEIERGDVLVTIEAMKMQTNVVSDIPGVVERIATSVGTQVDAKDLLVVIKQADD; this is encoded by the coding sequence ATGGATGTTATGGGAAAAAAAATCAAGCGTCTCTTGATTGCAAACCGCAGTGAGATAGCCATTCGTGTAACACGTGCGGCACATGAGCTTGGGATAGATACGATTGGCATCTACTCCCAGGAGGACAGATTTGCACTTCATCGGTTTAAGACCGGGGAAAGTTATTTAATCGGGGAAGGAAAAGGACCGATTGAAGCCTATCTTGATTATGAAGGGATTGTTCAGCTTGCCAAGGAAAAAAATGTAGATGCCATTCACCCCGGATACGGATTCCTTGCAGAAAAGCCTGAATTTGCCGACGCGTGTGCCGAAGCCGGTATCAAATTTGTCGGGCCCTCCCCGGAGGTTATGCGACAGCTTGGCAACAAAGTCTCTGCACGTAAGGTGGCCATAGATGCGGGAGCCCCTGTTGTTCCGGCCAGCGGCCCACTGCCTTATGATGATGATAAAGTTATTGAGATCGCAGAAGAGATCGGCTATCCGTTGATGCTTAAAGCCAGCTGGGGCGGCGGCGGCAGAGGCATGCGGGCCGTGAATAGCACCGAAGAGGTATTGACACAGGTTGATGCGGCCCGAAAAGAGTCTGCCGCAGCCTTCGGCAGTGATGAAGTTTATTTTGAAAAGCTTGTCAGGAAAGCCAGACACCTTGAAGTTCAGGTGCTTGGGGATTCCCAGGGCAATATCATTCATCTGTTCGAGCGCGACTGCTCTGTTCAAAGAAGAAATCAGAAAGTTGTTGAAAGAGCCCCTGCCACCTTTCTTTCCGATGAAAAGCGTGAAGAGCTGTGCAACGCAGGCTTGTCCATTGCCAAAACCGTTGGATATGAAAGTGCCGGAACCGTTGAGTTCTTAATGGATATCGACACGGAACAGTTCTACTTCATGGAAGTCAATCCAAGAATTCAGGTAGAGCATACGGTAACAGAGCAAGTGACCGGGGTTGACATTGTCAAGGCACAATTAAAAATTGCTCAGGGCATGCTGATTGGACAGCCCGGAAGCCTTATTCCAAAACAGGAAGATGTTACCCTCAAAGGCCATGCCATCCAGTGCCGTATCACCACCGAAGATCCCGAAAACAACTTTATTCCCGATTACGGAAGAATTACAGCCTACCGGGCAGCAGCCGGATTCGGCATTCGTCTGGATGCCGGAACTGCTTATTCCGGGGCCATCGTTACCCGTCATTTTGATTCCCTGCTGACAAAAGTAACGGCTTGGGGTGGAGATGAAAAGGAAGCACGGTTGAAAATGCATCGCGCCTTAACCGAATTCAGAATTTTGGGCGTTGCCACAAACCTGCAGTTCTTAGAAGGCCTGATCCGCCATCCAACCTTTGTAAAAGCTGAATATACCACCAAGTTTATCGATGAAACAAAAGAGCTCTTCACGTTTGCCAAACGACGCGACCGGGCAACCCGACTGATTACCTTTTTGGGTGATGTCATTATCAACGGTAATGAAGACGTTCAAAACAGACCCGTTCCGGCAGCCCATGTGCATCAGCCCACCGTCCCCAAATTTACTGCCCAGCAGGCTCAGCCGGGTCTCAAACAAATGCTGGACAACGAAGGTCCCCAGGCTGTTGCAGACTGGATGAAAAAGCAGGACAAACTGCTGATCACCGACAAGACCATGCGCGATGCCCATCAATCCCTGCTTGCCACCCGGGTGAGAACCTTTGATCTTGTGAACATTGCACCCACCTATGCCGCGCTTCTGCCTGACCTGTTTTCTGTGGAGTGCTGGGGCGGGGCCACCTTTGACGTGGCCATGCGGTTTTCCAAAGAGTGCCCCTGGGAACGGCTCCAGCAATTGCGTGAGCGCATGCCAAATCTGTTGACCCAGATGCTGCTTCGCGCCTCCAATGGTGTTGGCTATACCAATTATCCGGACAACGTAATTACCTATTTTGTTAAACAGGCAGCTGAAAACGGCATGGATCTTTTCCGTGTTTTTGATTCTCTGAACTGGGTTGAAAACATGCGGCTGGCCATGGATGCGGTCCTGGAAAACAATAAAATTTGTGAAGCCTCCATCTGCTATACCGGTGATATTATCGATCCCAACAGAACAAAATACAACCTGAAATATTATGTTGATATGGCCAAAGAGCTGGAAAAAGCAGGTGCCCATATTCTGGCCATCAAGGATATGGCAGGCTTGTTAAAGCCAGCTGCGGCAAAAGTGCTTGTCAGCGCATTAAAAGATGAAATTGGCCTGCCCATTCATCTTCACAGCCATGATACCAGCGGTATTGCCGGTGCAACGCTGCTTGCGGCAGCAGACGCAGGCGTTGATGCCATTGATTGCGCAATCGACTCCATGAGCGGGTTGACCTCGCATCCCAACTTAGGTTCCATTGCCGCTGCACTTAGAAATACCCCCAGAGATACCGGCCTTGATCCCGAGTCCCTGGCGCTGGTTTCCAATTACTGGGAAAAAGTAAGGCAGATGTACATTGGTTTTGAAAGTGAATTTCACAGCGGAACCTCTGAGGTGTATCTGCATGAAATGCCCGGCGGCCAGTATACCAATCTGCGCCAGCAGGCCAGAGCTTTGGGTATTGAAGAAAGATGGCCTGAAGTGGCAAAGGTATATAAAGACGTCAACGAAATGTTTGGCGATATCGTAAAAGTAACACCCAGTTCAAAAGTGGTTGGGGATATGGCCTTGTCCATGATTACCAGCGGTATCACCAAAGAAGATGTTCTGGATCCGAACAAAGAAGTCTCTTTTCCCGAATCCGTGGTGACGTTTTTTAAAGGCATGATGGGGCAGCCTCCCGGAGGTTTTCCCAAGGAGTTGCAGAAAAAGATATTGAAAGGCGAAGAACCCATTACAGTTCGTCCTGGACAGTTGCTTGAAGCGGCTGATCTGGATCAGGAGCGTGCCCAGGCCGAAAAGCTGGTGGAAAAGAAAATTTCCGACTGCGAACTTGCCTCTTATTTAATGTATCCGGATGTATTTGTGGATTACATGAAGCATCGCAGAAAATTTGGCAATGTCAGTGTTCTGCCGACCCTTAATTTTTTCTACGGCATGAGACGCGAAGAAGAACTGTTCGTTGATATCGCCTCCGGAAAAACCCTGATTATTCGTTTCATGGCCAAAGGCAAAGCGGATGAAGAAGGAAATAGAGAGGTCTATTTTGAACTGAACGGCCAATCCCGTATTGTTAAAGTGCCTGACCGCTCCAAAGTACCGGAAAGAGCACCACGGGAAAAGGCCAACCCCGCGAATATGGGTGAAGTTGGATCACCTATGCCGGGTCTGATCTCTGCGGTTTGCGTTTCAGAAGGTGATGAAATTGAACGCGGCGATGTGCTGGTAACCATTGAAGCGATGAAAATGCAGACCAATGTGGTTTCTGACATTCCCGGTGTTGTGGAACGAATCGCCACATCTGTGGGAACCCAGGTTGATGCAAAGGATCTGCTGGTTGTTATTAAACAGGCAGACGATTAA
- a CDS encoding methyl-accepting chemotaxis protein has protein sequence MAAIYVYYFKFGGKMKKILDLPIFIKFMAVGIGTTILLVGVLLFFYVRFDKVETVESYAEKARSICLISESVRQEMEEKWALGLFSMEEIKSYAGSGRMDKLLATVPVVSAWKSAMRKAEQGDYSFRVPKFSPRNPKNEPDYGQSRKIEGPVLEKIKRENLDEYHVVDTHTNSVRYFLPIRLSETCLICHGDPGQSKTLWGRDDGKDPTGGPFENWKAGEIHGAFEVIQSLDEADAQLRSRVFKAVGLIVAGTLLAALVFFLVARSITGRLREGVAFADRMAEGDLSKSIDIYCEDETGHLATAMNTMVRNLRRMIENIHQGVETLSGSSEQLNEASQIMSTDSSESSELAVSVAAAAKQMSESMISVRASIEETSGNVNSVSAAAEEMTATINEIVANTEQSRQVTETAVSQAGQVSEQVSQLGSAAQEIGKVTETITDISEQTNLLALNATIEAARAGEAGKGFAVVANEIKVLANQTAEATTEIRMKIERMQGSTQETTQGIEEIIRVINAVNESVSAIVDAVEQQSQATAEIADNVSQASLGISEVTENVAECSVISDEVAKSISDVSLASSEISNRSINVKFTAQELSALATKLNELMNQFKLS, from the coding sequence ATGGCGGCTATTTACGTTTATTATTTTAAATTCGGGGGAAAAATGAAAAAAATTTTGGATCTGCCGATTTTTATTAAATTTATGGCTGTGGGTATTGGTACAACAATTCTGCTGGTCGGTGTTCTGCTCTTTTTTTATGTCCGCTTCGACAAAGTTGAGACCGTTGAATCCTATGCGGAAAAAGCAAGATCAATTTGTCTGATCAGTGAATCCGTCCGCCAGGAAATGGAAGAGAAGTGGGCGTTGGGTCTTTTTTCCATGGAAGAGATTAAATCCTACGCCGGTTCAGGCCGGATGGATAAACTTCTGGCAACCGTGCCGGTGGTTTCCGCTTGGAAGTCGGCCATGCGCAAGGCTGAACAGGGTGACTATTCCTTCCGGGTTCCTAAATTCAGTCCCCGAAATCCCAAAAATGAACCTGATTACGGCCAATCCCGTAAAATTGAAGGGCCGGTCCTTGAAAAGATTAAGCGAGAGAATCTGGATGAGTATCATGTGGTGGATACACATACCAATTCGGTCCGCTATTTTCTACCAATTCGCCTGTCCGAAACCTGTCTGATCTGCCATGGGGATCCGGGACAGTCCAAAACCCTCTGGGGGCGGGACGATGGAAAAGATCCCACCGGCGGTCCCTTTGAAAACTGGAAAGCCGGGGAAATCCATGGCGCCTTTGAAGTCATTCAGTCCCTGGATGAGGCAGATGCACAACTTCGATCCAGGGTTTTTAAAGCCGTTGGGCTGATAGTTGCCGGTACGCTTCTGGCTGCGCTGGTGTTTTTCCTGGTGGCCCGGTCCATCACTGGCCGTTTAAGAGAGGGCGTGGCGTTTGCCGATCGTATGGCAGAAGGGGATTTGAGTAAATCAATTGATATTTATTGCGAGGACGAGACAGGACACTTGGCTACGGCCATGAATACCATGGTCAGAAATCTGCGAAGGATGATAGAGAACATCCACCAAGGGGTGGAGACCTTGTCCGGTTCTTCTGAGCAATTGAACGAGGCATCTCAAATCATGTCTACCGATTCTTCGGAATCTTCTGAACTGGCCGTATCCGTTGCCGCCGCCGCCAAACAGATGAGTGAAAGTATGATCAGTGTCAGGGCCTCCATCGAGGAAACCTCCGGTAATGTTAATTCCGTTTCAGCCGCAGCCGAAGAGATGACGGCGACCATTAATGAAATCGTAGCCAATACGGAACAGTCCAGGCAAGTGACCGAGACCGCCGTGTCCCAAGCAGGGCAGGTATCGGAACAAGTGTCCCAACTGGGATCGGCTGCCCAGGAAATCGGGAAAGTTACTGAAACTATTACCGATATCTCCGAGCAGACCAATCTTTTGGCCTTAAATGCCACGATTGAAGCGGCCCGGGCCGGGGAAGCCGGCAAGGGGTTTGCCGTGGTGGCCAATGAAATTAAAGTGCTGGCCAATCAGACGGCTGAGGCGACCACTGAAATTCGGATGAAGATCGAGCGGATGCAGGGCTCCACCCAGGAGACTACACAAGGTATTGAAGAGATTATCCGTGTCATTAATGCGGTCAATGAGAGCGTCAGCGCCATTGTGGATGCCGTGGAACAGCAGTCCCAGGCCACGGCGGAGATTGCCGATAATGTTTCCCAGGCCTCACTTGGTATTTCCGAGGTGACTGAAAATGTGGCAGAGTGTTCCGTGATTTCCGATGAAGTGGCAAAAAGTATATCCGACGTCAGTTTAGCGTCAAGTGAAATCTCGAACCGCAGCATTAACGTTAAATTCACAGCCCAGGAGCTGTCAGCACTGGCGACTAAGCTTAATGAATTAATGAATCAATTTAAATTGTCCTAA